A part of Desulfobacterales bacterium genomic DNA contains:
- a CDS encoding septum formation initiator family protein: protein MNTRNKILLSFAILALFSMLLFIVFNEYGLADFRLLKQDRDRLLQKNAQLEQENLSLYRQIDRLKNDLKFIESVARQELGMVGKDEVVFKLKKPEKDKKDE from the coding sequence ATGAATACCCGAAATAAAATATTGTTGTCATTCGCCATACTGGCTCTCTTTTCAATGCTGCTCTTTATCGTATTTAATGAATACGGATTGGCGGATTTCCGTCTGCTCAAACAGGATCGGGACCGGCTGCTGCAAAAAAACGCGCAACTGGAACAGGAAAACCTTTCGCTGTACCGCCAGATCGACCGGCTGAAGAACGACCTTAAATTTATCGAGAGTGTTGCCCGTCAGGAGCTCGGAATGGTGGGAAAAGACGAGGTTGTTTTTAAACTTAAAAAGCCTGAAAAGGATAAAAAAGATGAATGA
- the leuS gene encoding leucine--tRNA ligase, with translation MDQKYDPKRVESKWQSHWEKTGLFRVTEDPDREKFYLLEMFPYPSGKIHMGHVRNYTIGDVVARYKHMRGFNVLHPMGWDAFGMPAENAAIANNTHPARWTYENIDTMRAQLKRMGFSYDWDREIATCKPAYYRWEQWLFLKMFEKGMAYRKESFVNWCEPCQTVLANEQVEAGMCWRCGRAVRQKKLWQWFFRITDYADDLLVYCDKLPGWPDKVIAMQKNWIGKSHGAEIRFSIENPPADAERTISVFTTRQDTVFGATFMCLAPEHPLVTQLAKGTAQEAAVNSFVERMALSDRSSKAVETYEKEGVFTGAYCINPLSGRRMPIYTANFALMEYGTGAVMSVPAHDQRDFDFAKKYGLDIIVVVAPPDSDLDPAAMAAAYAGEGTMVNSGRFDGMKNVQTLDEIAAHLEANGLGKKTVSFRLKDWGISRQRYWGAPIPIVHCRDCGIVPVPEDELPVVLPETVSLLEGGRSPLPVLEHFQKTACPKCGRSDAKRETDTMDTFVESSWYFERYCSPHHERGMFSKSAVDYWMPVDQYIGGVEHAILHLLYSRYYTRVLHDFGLIGVKEPFTRLLTQGMVCKETLSCPEHGFLFSGEVSGNDNERRCSKCGKSVVEGRVEKMSKSKKNVIDPNQLLDRYGADTTRLFCLFAAPPERDLEWSEQGVDGGYRFLNRVWRLAFTWMDSVKDRTAFSGNPDELEEPVKGVYKKTHEAIRRVTGDIEDRFHFNTAISAVMELVNTMYTIDEGCSLPEKESVMRFAMEATVLLLSPIVPHFSEEIWAALGHTTSVFSARWPLYRQDALEKDELIIVVQVNGKLRSRFQVSADTDEKIIQTMALADERVQKFIGDAPVKKVIVVQKKLVNIVI, from the coding sequence ATGGATCAAAAGTACGACCCGAAACGGGTTGAATCTAAATGGCAATCTCACTGGGAAAAAACCGGGCTGTTCCGGGTCACGGAAGATCCGGACCGGGAAAAATTTTATCTGCTTGAAATGTTTCCGTATCCATCCGGCAAGATTCACATGGGGCATGTGCGAAACTATACCATCGGGGATGTGGTGGCGCGCTACAAGCATATGCGGGGGTTTAATGTGCTGCACCCCATGGGCTGGGACGCTTTCGGGATGCCCGCGGAAAACGCGGCCATCGCCAACAATACCCATCCGGCCAGATGGACCTATGAAAATATTGATACCATGCGGGCGCAGCTCAAGCGGATGGGGTTCAGCTACGACTGGGACCGGGAAATCGCAACCTGCAAGCCCGCGTACTACCGCTGGGAGCAGTGGCTTTTCCTGAAGATGTTTGAAAAGGGAATGGCCTATCGCAAGGAGTCCTTTGTAAACTGGTGCGAACCCTGCCAGACAGTGCTTGCCAACGAGCAGGTCGAAGCGGGGATGTGCTGGCGCTGCGGCCGTGCGGTTCGTCAGAAAAAACTCTGGCAGTGGTTTTTCCGGATTACGGACTATGCCGATGATCTGCTGGTCTATTGCGACAAACTGCCCGGCTGGCCCGATAAAGTCATTGCCATGCAGAAAAACTGGATCGGAAAGAGCCATGGCGCCGAGATTCGTTTTTCCATTGAAAATCCCCCGGCGGACGCGGAGCGGACGATCTCTGTTTTTACCACCCGCCAGGATACGGTGTTCGGCGCGACCTTCATGTGTCTGGCGCCGGAGCACCCCCTGGTGACCCAGTTGGCCAAAGGGACTGCCCAGGAAGCGGCGGTCAACAGCTTTGTCGAACGGATGGCCCTGTCGGATCGGTCCAGCAAGGCGGTGGAAACCTACGAAAAGGAAGGCGTGTTTACCGGTGCTTACTGCATCAATCCCCTCAGCGGGCGCCGGATGCCGATTTATACCGCCAATTTCGCCCTGATGGAATACGGCACCGGCGCGGTCATGTCGGTGCCGGCCCACGATCAGCGCGACTTTGATTTTGCTAAAAAGTACGGCCTCGACATCATTGTCGTGGTAGCGCCGCCGGACAGTGATCTTGATCCGGCCGCCATGGCCGCAGCCTATGCCGGGGAGGGAACCATGGTGAATTCCGGCCGCTTTGACGGCATGAAAAACGTCCAGACACTTGATGAAATTGCAGCCCACCTTGAAGCCAACGGTCTGGGTAAGAAAACCGTCAGTTTCAGATTAAAAGACTGGGGGATTTCCCGGCAGCGCTATTGGGGCGCACCGATTCCCATCGTGCATTGCCGGGATTGCGGCATTGTGCCGGTTCCGGAGGACGAACTCCCGGTGGTCCTGCCTGAAACCGTCAGCCTGCTGGAAGGCGGGCGCTCGCCCCTGCCGGTTCTGGAACACTTTCAGAAAACGGCCTGCCCGAAATGCGGCCGCAGCGATGCGAAACGGGAAACCGACACCATGGATACGTTTGTGGAGTCATCCTGGTATTTTGAACGCTATTGCAGTCCGCACCATGAGCGGGGGATGTTTTCCAAAAGCGCGGTGGATTACTGGATGCCGGTGGATCAGTATATCGGGGGGGTTGAACATGCCATTCTGCACCTGCTTTATTCCCGCTACTATACCCGGGTGCTGCACGATTTCGGGTTGATAGGGGTCAAGGAACCGTTTACCCGGCTGTTGACCCAGGGGATGGTTTGCAAGGAAACCCTGTCCTGCCCGGAGCACGGTTTTCTCTTTTCCGGCGAGGTTTCCGGCAACGATAATGAGCGCCGCTGCAGCAAATGCGGCAAATCCGTTGTCGAGGGCCGTGTTGAAAAGATGTCCAAGTCCAAAAAAAATGTCATCGATCCCAACCAGCTGCTGGACAGATACGGTGCGGACACCACCCGGCTCTTCTGCCTCTTTGCCGCGCCCCCGGAAAGGGATCTGGAATGGAGCGAACAGGGAGTGGACGGCGGGTATCGATTTTTAAACCGGGTCTGGCGCCTGGCTTTCACCTGGATGGACAGCGTTAAGGATCGGACCGCGTTTAGCGGCAATCCGGATGAATTGGAAGAACCCGTGAAGGGGGTGTATAAAAAAACCCATGAAGCCATCCGCAGGGTCACCGGCGACATAGAAGACCGGTTTCATTTCAACACGGCCATCAGCGCTGTCATGGAGCTGGTCAATACCATGTACACCATCGACGAGGGGTGCAGTCTCCCGGAAAAAGAAAGCGTCATGCGGTTCGCCATGGAAGCGACCGTATTGTTGCTGTCACCGATTGTTCCCCATTTTAGCGAGGAAATCTGGGCGGCCCTGGGCCATACGACCAGTGTTTTTTCGGCGAGATGGCCGCTTTATCGGCAGGATGCGCTGGAAAAGGACGAGTTGATCATCGTGGTTCAGGTGAATGGAAAACTCCGCTCCCGTTTTCAGGTGAGCGCAGATACCGATGAAAAAATCATTCAAACCATGGCGCTGGCGGATGAGCGTGTTCAGAAGTTCATCGGGGACGCCCCTGTCAAAAAAGTGATTGTGGTGCAAAAGAAACTGGTGAATATTGTAATATAA
- the lptE gene encoding LPS assembly lipoprotein LptE, translating to MNEMTEKQAQGQSVLRGPYTAATLTFSLRSSAFGLHPLVFSLQPSAFSLRNWIWGALVAAVVLLSACGYRFSGSGSLPAGIGRVFISVLDNRTAETGLGNTLTGDLRYEFIRYKRNANLDEADAVLSGTVKSLRVETISRSGQYSSPERRVTVSVDLKLTDRSGRVVWVVEGLADSESYRVDSDDQITNVNKRTAVSALSKRLSENIYYRLTEDF from the coding sequence ATGAATGAAATGACGGAAAAGCAGGCGCAGGGACAATCGGTATTGCGCGGTCCGTACACGGCGGCAACCTTAACCTTCAGCCTTCGGTCTTCAGCCTTCGGTCTCCATCCTTTGGTCTTCAGTCTTCAGCCTTCAGCCTTCAGCCTAAGGAACTGGATATGGGGTGCTCTGGTGGCTGCCGTCGTGCTGCTTTCAGCCTGCGGCTATCGATTTTCGGGCAGCGGGAGCCTTCCTGCCGGAATTGGGCGGGTTTTCATCTCTGTCTTGGACAACCGGACGGCCGAGACCGGTTTGGGAAACACCCTTACCGGTGATCTCAGGTATGAATTTATCCGCTACAAGCGGAACGCGAACCTGGACGAGGCCGATGCCGTCCTTTCCGGAACGGTCAAGTCCTTACGGGTGGAAACCATATCCCGCAGCGGGCAGTACAGTTCGCCGGAAAGACGGGTAACCGTTTCCGTTGATTTAAAGCTGACCGATCGAAGCGGCAGGGTTGTGTGGGTTGTGGAAGGACTCGCCGATAGTGAAAGCTATCGCGTTGATTCCGACGACCAGATAACGAACGTCAACAAACGCACGGCCGTATCAGCGCTGTCCAAACGGCTGTCTGAAAACATTTATTATCGATTGACCGAGGATTTTTAA
- the rpsT gene encoding 30S ribosomal protein S20 — protein sequence MANHKSEIKRARQNAKQHDCNKAVKTGVKNIIKATRQSIAERPKAEAVKELNTAKSKIDKASKKGVIHKNTAARKISRLARRVNRIATS from the coding sequence TTGGCAAATCATAAATCCGAAATCAAACGTGCGCGTCAGAATGCCAAGCAGCACGATTGCAACAAGGCGGTCAAGACCGGCGTTAAGAACATTATCAAGGCAACACGCCAGTCCATTGCCGAAAGACCTAAAGCAGAAGCCGTCAAAGAACTGAACACTGCAAAATCGAAGATTGACAAAGCGTCTAAAAAAGGGGTTATTCACAAAAACACGGCCGCCCGTAAAATTTCCCGTCTTGCCAGACGCGTCAACCGCATAGCGACCAGTTAA
- the murJ gene encoding murein biosynthesis integral membrane protein MurJ codes for MSENIRVTKAAGVVGAATLLSRIFGFIRDVVMAWFFGAGFASDAFFVAFRIPNLLRRLLAEGSLSIAFIPVFTDHLTRNGKEDAFLMARAALRMISVLLAVVAVLGILLSPLIVRIVGVGFADSPEKLALTVTLTRIMFPYIFFIGLVALCMGILNVLGHFAAPALAPVFLNIAMIGSVFLISPHLDEPIIGLAVGVLIGGALQLLLQIPFLIRKGLRFWQKAGMYHPGLKQVGVLMLPTVFGAAVYQINILVGTLLASLLPEGSVSYLYYADRLVEFPLGIFAIATATAVLPSLSRQAAAREFEALRNTFGYAVNLVSYITIPAMVGLIVLREPIVALLFQRGAFDAETVRLTAVALLYYAVGLWAFSAVRIVVSTFYALQDTKTPVRMAAISVVANIVLSVILMQWLRHGGLALATSLASMVNLALLLKALRGRLGSLGWQGVRLSIIKTAVCSTAMGLTVWGVALAAIPAEGGSTTRLLLGLLITIGAGLVSYGVFSYLTRIPEFETVLSMMGKRAGKKG; via the coding sequence ATGTCTGAAAATATCCGTGTAACCAAAGCAGCCGGTGTTGTCGGGGCCGCCACATTATTAAGCCGGATTTTCGGTTTTATCCGGGATGTGGTAATGGCCTGGTTTTTCGGCGCCGGATTTGCGTCCGATGCTTTTTTTGTGGCCTTCCGCATTCCCAATCTGCTCCGGCGCCTCCTGGCAGAGGGGTCTTTAAGCATCGCTTTCATTCCGGTTTTTACGGACCATCTCACCCGCAATGGAAAAGAAGATGCCTTTCTGATGGCGCGGGCGGCGCTGCGAATGATATCCGTATTGCTGGCCGTGGTTGCCGTTTTGGGCATACTGCTGTCCCCGCTGATCGTTCGCATCGTCGGTGTCGGGTTTGCGGATTCGCCTGAGAAGCTGGCCCTGACAGTGACCCTGACCCGGATCATGTTCCCTTATATTTTTTTCATCGGGCTGGTGGCGCTATGTATGGGGATTCTGAATGTACTGGGTCACTTTGCCGCGCCGGCGCTGGCGCCGGTTTTTTTAAACATCGCCATGATCGGGTCGGTCTTTCTGATTTCACCCCATCTGGATGAGCCGATCATCGGACTGGCCGTGGGGGTGCTCATCGGCGGCGCCCTGCAGCTGCTGCTGCAGATTCCATTTCTAATACGCAAAGGTCTCCGTTTCTGGCAGAAGGCCGGCATGTATCATCCCGGACTCAAACAGGTCGGTGTGTTGATGCTCCCCACCGTTTTCGGCGCTGCGGTCTACCAGATCAATATCCTGGTCGGCACCCTGCTGGCCTCACTACTGCCGGAGGGGAGCGTTTCCTATCTGTACTATGCCGACCGGCTGGTTGAATTTCCCCTGGGTATTTTTGCCATTGCCACAGCCACGGCTGTTTTACCCAGCCTTTCGCGCCAGGCGGCCGCCCGGGAATTCGAGGCGCTGCGAAACACCTTTGGTTATGCCGTGAACCTGGTCTCCTATATCACGATTCCCGCCATGGTCGGCCTGATCGTCTTGCGGGAGCCCATTGTTGCGTTGCTGTTCCAGCGCGGGGCGTTTGACGCGGAAACCGTCCGGTTGACGGCGGTCGCCCTTTTGTATTATGCGGTGGGCCTGTGGGCGTTTTCCGCCGTCAGAATTGTGGTTTCGACCTTTTATGCCCTCCAGGACACCAAAACGCCGGTTCGCATGGCGGCGATTTCCGTTGTTGCCAATATTGTCTTGAGTGTTATTTTAATGCAGTGGCTTCGGCATGGCGGCCTGGCCCTGGCGACATCCCTGGCTTCCATGGTAAATTTGGCGCTCTTGCTGAAAGCCTTGCGGGGTCGGCTGGGCAGCCTGGGGTGGCAAGGCGTCCGGCTTTCGATAATCAAGACCGCTGTTTGCTCTACCGCCATGGGCTTGACGGTCTGGGGGGTGGCCCTGGCTGCCATTCCGGCCGAGGGGGGCAGCACCACGCGTCTGTTGTTGGGCCTGCTGATCACCATCGGCGCCGGCCTGGTCAGTTACGGTGTTTTTTCTTATCTGACAAGAATCCCGGAGTTTGAAACGGTGTTGTCTATGATGGGAAAAAGGGCCGGCAAAAAGGGGTAG